TTGATTGAGTGGTAAAATCGGTCGACGGTTGGCGTTTAAAGCTTCAAAACGTACAAGATACACGGACTTGAACTGACTGTATCTATCCCCAAAGAAATGACGATATTCAACAGGAAGATCAGCACGGCGAACCGAATCCGGTAGATACAGTTTATCGCCTACTTTTAAGCGAATGTTCCAAGTAGCATCCTTGTCACCAAGTAAATCATTAAGTTTTTGATATTCACCTGTGTACAATGATCGATTCGATTCATACAGATTTTCTGGCTGTGTTCCCGCAACATAAAACGATATGAAATATCTATTTTCATTTAAAACACGTTGTCGCATGAGTGATTCTTGTTCCTGCGTAACTCCATGATATTTTTTATGATAATCAACATAAAGCATTCTCACGTGGTCAGTTAAAAACAGCACGTCAAATTCTGCAATCGTTGCAAATTTATGATAAGCGATAGTTGAGCGGAAATATGGCTGAGCTTCCTCTACGATATCTTGAGAATGTTTTGTTGCTTGCTTGAAGTTATTTTTACCCCAATCTATGATTTTGTTGCAACCGCTTAAAAGGAATATACACTGAATTAATACGCTTACATGCACTAAAAGCTGTAATTTTAATCGCTTCATTACACTACATCCTGCTTTCAAATTATTGTGATAAAATAACATGCATAACGTATATGAAAGATCTTTAATTGACAAGTACGTTTTGTTAAGAAAAAATAAACCTAAGAAAAAACAAACTATGATTCAAAAAAGTTTTGCTTTTATTGCTTACCGCTATCTTTTCACCAAGAGTAAAGACACGACCATTAATTTCATGGTCAAAATTTGCTTCATCGGAATTTTGGTAGCAAGTTGCTCGCTCACACTCGTTATTTCAGTTATGAATGGATTTGAAAAAGCAACATACGAAAAAATACAATCAATTTACCCAGATCTTATCATCGACGGCCAAGGAGAGCAGATTGATATGGATTGTCTGTCTTTAATTCTTGCTGAGCCAACCTATAAAATTCAACATTTTGCACCGCAACAAGTCGGTCAATCACTCATTTATAATCCTGAACTGTCACAGACACCTATCATGATTTTTTTACGAGGTATCGATCCTGAAAAAGAATCACTCGTTAATAAATTAGACCAAAAAATAATAAATCCAAAGAGCTATCCACTTTCAAGCCTTACTAAAAACAACCACATAATAATTGGTAGCAAGCTAGCAGAGCAAGCAAACCTTTGCGTTGGTGACTCAGCTCGTATTTTATATTCAAGTGATGAACCTGCGGGCCTACATATCACCTTTCAACAAATAACAGTGATCATTGGTGGCATTTTTAAAACAGGAGTTGAAGAGTTCGACAACAACGTTGCTTTTGGCAACATTACTTTTTTTGATCAATTATTTCCTGACCAAGGCATAGGGCAAGTACATCTCAAGTTGCAACCGCACAGCAAAGAAGATGAAATTATTACCATGTTGAAAAAGCGATTAAACGCTGATGTCTACTGCTGGAAAGATTTATATCCCACGTTAATTTCGGCTCTCAAGCTTGAAAAGTGGGCAATGTTTTTCATACTCATGCTCATTGTCTTTGTTGCGAGTATGAATATTGTTTCACTCATTTTTATGTTTGTGACTCAAAAGAAACGAGACATCGCTATTTTAACATGCCTTGGCATGCATAAATCATCGATACGATATATTTTCATAACCATCAGTTTGATCATTGCCGTAGGCGCTACTTCACTAGGTTTGGTCTTGGCGTACGCCGTAGGAAAAGCATTACAAACATTTCCATGTATAAAATTGCCTGACAATATCTATGATACATCATACCTTCCTATCAAAATGGAACTGACTGTTTTTTCTGCTATTTTTATCACAACAATTATGATAAGTTTTTTGGCAAGTGTTCTAGCAACGCGAAACATAGATCGGTTGCACATTGTAGACACATTGAAAAATGAATAAAGCCTAAAATAAAAAAGGAGTTTTTATATGACCAAATACCATGTGACCAAATCTCAAATTCTTTCAACAACCGTAGCACTTGGTGCCATTCTTGCTTTTTCAGGTTGTGACTGGTGTGGATGTTGTAAAGTTCAAAAAGAAAAAGTAACTACTCAAGCAAAAGCTCCAGTTGAAGACAAAGCAGCAACTCCTGCGCAGCATATTGAACCTAAGGCTACAGTAGAGCATCCGATGCCTGAAGTAGTCCATCCTGTGGAACAGCATCCGATGCCAATGCCTGAACATACAATGATTGAACATCCAATGCCTGAACATCATATGCCAATGCCAGCGCATCATATGCCAGAGCCTGTGCATCCAATGCCAACACCAGTTCATCCGATGCCAGCACATCATATGCCAGAACCAGTTCATCCGATGCCAGTGCATCATATGCCAGAACCAGTTCATCCGATGCCAGTGCATCATATGCCAGAACCAATTCACCCGATGCCAGTGCATCCAATGCCAATACCTAAGCATATTGAACCGAAGGCAGCAGTTCCGGCAATGCCAGAACCTAAAGCAATTCCTATGGCAATACCAAAAGCGCCCGAGCCAAAAATGTTGCCAAAAGCTCCTGAAGCAAAAGGTAATGATCTTGATTCATTACTTTCATCATTGAACGCAAAAGCATAAGAGTTTTAAACTCAATATTGAAAATTTCCTCCTTGTCGTTCGTCCCGAGTGATTTCGAAGAAATTGTATCGAGGGATAAAGAATATCTTAATCAGCATCCCTCGATACTTTTTGCTAATGCAAAACACTCGGGACGAACGACAGGGTGAGTTATAATTATTGGTAATTCATAATGTCATCACTAACAGTGGTTAAAACAAGTACATAAAAAAACAAGAACGTTTATGCATGTAAACGTTCTTGTTTTTTTACGATTAGTTATTTTTTCTTAGGTGCATGATGCCTAAAACGATCTGGCTTATCACCTTCTCTACCCACAGTTGCTTCTAAGCGACCAATGGATTGAGCGAATTTTGTTTTGATTTTGTTTCTGATCTTTGCAGATGCTTTTTTCATGGTTACTTACTCCCCTTTTATTAAAGTCCCATATGCCATCATGATATGAGAAGTAATTAACCAAATTCAAGCTTTTTTTTAAAAGACCGAACAAAAAGACAACATATGCAAAAAATTCAACAAATGATCTTGAACTATTTGTGAGTCTTCTGGTTTTTCAAATATGAAAATACCTTGGTTATCATATTTCATATTCCACGTATGTAAAACAGGATCACGCATATCAAACCGCTGTATCAAATCTTGAACCTTATTTTGATCTGGACCATTGTCACCTATAAATAGTGATCTATCGTTTACCGAGCGAACAGATTGGTTGAAGTCTGATTGTTTCATATGAGAAGTGAATTCTTTTTGCTGTTGCCAGCTATTTTCTTTTTTAAAAGACTCTGGATGATGATATCCAGCAACGCCCTTTAAGCAGGTAAAATCTGGATTATTCACTAAATATGCTGCCTTGCTAATATTGAAAGTATCTTGAGCACAAAGATCGTGAATAATAAATTCTGATAAATTTTCCAAGTGATGATTCTGCACCATGTTCTTAGAAAAACCACCCAATTTTATGAGCAGTTCTTGTTCCTTGTTTCTATTTTTTATATAGTCCATGCCCCATCCTTAATTTTGAGCAAATTACTATCAAATCAATTCAAAAGATTTCTACCATACCAAAATAATAATAACAAATGATTATCTTCCAAAATCGTACTTATCCCCCTGTGCTTCTGATAAACCATTTGATTTTATCAAAGTTTGTGCGATTTAATAAAAATGATACACTGTGCTCTATTGTTATAAATGGCTCACACACGTAATTAAATAAAAAAACATGATACAATTTTTTCTGATTTTTTATATTTTAATTTCACAAGCTCTCACCTTGGAAGGCAGAAGTATTTGCAGGCCGGTCGACCACTCCGTTCCAGTCATAACGGTATCTTCTACAGATCCAGCATTTGAAAAAAGTTGGACCGCGCTTAACAAAAGTTTTACCTTCGAAAAAAAAGAACATCGTCTAAAAAGTAATTTTTTACGCTTACGTCCTATAAAAAAAGGCTTTGATCAACAATTTTTTCAAGAACAATACCTTCCAATCGGCTTTATAAAATTTCGAGACAAAGCCGATAAAGTTTCAACATCTATTCTTTCAAAGCTCGCTAATGAATTGGTAGAAGAAATTAAAGTTGGTCAACAAAAATTCACCCATTTTGACATACTAAAAGACAAAGATTTTAATTACAAGACGCTTTCTGGTCTCATTGTTGCAAAATTTAAAAACTATCCATTCGTTATAAAAATTTCTATCGAACATCCGCACACCATGATTCAACCATTTTCAAAAAGTTTTGAAACTGACTGCATTTTTGTTCTTGGTGGCAACTTAAGACATTTAAGTAATTTTACAAGAATTGCTAACCTTGAACGAATTAAAAGTATTTTAAAATACAATCCATTTTTTGTAGACTCTCTAGATTTTCCACGAAAATGGTACTGGAGACCAGATCGATGTCACGACCTTAAAATTATATGGCGCTGCAATGGCACTACTGAAGAAATGTTGCTGCCAAGCGTCTATGCAACAATCTCTGACTTTATAAAAACTGATAAAATACAACCGCAACAAGAACTCAATAAAATTGCTATGAAAGTGGCAATCGATACTGGTTTTTTAATTGACCCTCATGCAGGGAACTTCGTAATTGAGCAAGAAACAAATAAAATTGTTCTACTCGATACAGAAGATTTTCGCATGATGGCTGGCCTTGATAAAAGTATGAAAGCAAAAAAATATTTGGGTTGGTATATAGAATTAGCGAGTAACTGTTTCCATAAATATTGCTTTAGAACAAAGCAAGAACGAATCGATCAATGTACGCTCATTTAAACTAATTCGTCTTCGATTATTTTAAGTAAATTTGAAAACTTTTCATTACGCAAACGAAAATCAGTAATTCTTGTAACAGCATGCGCAATGGTCGTATGATCTTTTCGATCTAAATACTCTCCAATTTCTCGTAAAGACTTATCAGTGTTACGCTTCATTAAATACATCGCCACCTGACGAGCATGACTCACGCCTTTGCTGCGATCTTTCGATCGTAAATCTTCAAGGCCGTATGAAAAATGTTTTTTAATATGATGGAGCACGAGCTTAAAATCAATCTTTGCAGGGACATCTTGAGACTCTTGCTCAGCACCCAGCACTTTTTTAACAAGATCATTGGTAATGGCTTGACTGGTCAGTGAAGCATATGCCAAAACGCGAATGAGCGATCCTTCCAGCTCACGAACGCTGTTAACATTTCGTTGAGCAATAAATTGCGCTACTTCATCAGATATAATTTCTCGCTGCATGTGAGCTTTACGCTTTAAAATAGCTACTTTTGTTTCCATAGTAGGAATTTGGACATCTGCAATAAGTCCCCATTCTAAACGAGATTTTAAACGCTCTACCAAACCACCCAAATAACGAGGCAGAACATCACATGAAAGAATTATTTGCCTGTTTGATTCATACAAATTGTTGAAAATATGAAAAAAAACTTCCTGTGTTTGTTCTTTATTAACCATAAACTGAATATCGTCAACCAACAAAACATCAACTTCTTTATACTTTGCTTGAAATTTCGAAATCCCATCAAAGCGAACAGCGTTAATAAATTCGGTAACGAAACGATCAGTTGTTTGATATAAAACAACTAAATGTGGATGTTTTTCTAAAATTTCATTGCCAATTGAATGAAGCAAATGAGTTTTTCCAAGTCCTGGACCACCGTACAATAGCAACGGATTATATAAAGAACCTGGTTTGCTAGCAACAGCTTTAGCTGAAGCATAGGCGAATTGATTGTTTTCTCCCACCACAAACGTATCAAACGTGTAAGCCGGATTTAATCTGCTCTGATGCGCTTGGTATCCTGATATTTTTTTAACAAGCTCATACTTTTTCTTTTTTGGAAATGCTTGTGTAGCTGGAATAATTTTAGACGACTCTTGAGACACGTCTCGCTGAGACAAGTCTCGATGAGATGACTCTCCTGCAGACAAATCTCGTTCATCAACCACATGCTCTGGTGAGACCACAGATCCCAGTAAAAAATGAATCGTAATTTTTTCAACGCCGAGCAGTCGCTTCAAATGTTTTTGAAACAGATCTTTATAATTTGACTCAACCCAGTTTTTGACAAAAAGATTAGGAGCCGAAAGATATACTCCTCCAGTTGTATTATCATAGCGAGAGATTGTCACAGCTTTGATCCACGTTTCAACAACGCGCGTGCCAACTTCTTCTCGAATAATTTTTAAAAAATCTTGCCAAATCTGATCATTGAGTACATTCATAAATTCTAATTCTTTTTTTATGGTGGTACGACTCGTACCTATATGTATGCTACAAAAAATTGATCGTGTAAATCTGTTTCACAGTTTAGCAAAAAAAGATCGTTTCCTATAGGGAAACTTACATTTTTATTTTTTAATTGTGGACTTAAACAAGCTATTTTAACCTGAATTCGACATTAGATTTTTCTTTAATGTTTAGTTTTTACGCCGTTCGTGGTGAGTGTTCGACAAAGTCGAATGTATCGAACCATAAAAACTAGCCCTTAATTTATCCCTCGATACTTTTTGCTTTGCAAAACACTCCAGCCGTCGCTTGCAGCTATGGCGGACACGGTCGGGACGAACGACTGGGAGAGAGTTTAAATATCGAACTCGGGTTATTTTAAGCAACTGCAACAGAAATCATGATAGTATTGCCATCCACAACTTTCTTAACAAGCGTACCAAGCAAAACAAGCTCAACTCCTGATCCAGATTGCTGCAAGGCTCCAGAAGCACCACTTCCAGCATTGTCAGAAAGTACCGTGTTTGGCATAAAAAATCTGTTAAATGTATCATTTTGACTATCTGCGTAACTTGCAGGAGCATAGGTAATAATTGGACCATCATGCTCAAATGTCAAAATAATGGTGAAGTTTTTAACCCCAAAAATCTCTTGGACACCTACAATTTGGTTAGAGTATGCTTCTGACTCATACTCATCATCATGTACAAAAATATCTTTTGACTGTGTGACCATAAGCGCCATAAGCACATACAATAACGTTGATTTGTTCATAATTTTTTTATTCATAAAACCCCCTTTTTGAGTCGTTACAGATACCTTAATCTACAAAAAAATGGCTTTCAATAGCAATAAAAGGGTTGTTTTTGTATGGGTTTGTTGATTGGAGCTTGTTGGTTAATGTATTTAACACTAGTCGATCACCCAGGCTTCCAGCCGTCGCCGTTGGCTATGGCGGACACGGTCGCTAGAAAGCTACGCCGGGCACGGCCACATATAATCACCAATTTTTAAGCATTCAACTCTGTTCCTCAAGCCGGAACAAGGCTTCCAAGTACCCTTGTCGGCACTTGGAGAACAGACATTCAATGGGTTAAAAACCCCTTAAAAAACCCCACGGAAATAAAAATGCATTCGCCTATCCTGTTTCGTTAAAACGAAACAGGGGCTCCATTGCAAAGTATTTCCTTATGGGGAAGCTTGATTCTTTACATAATTTTTTCTTGAATTTGAGTCGGAGTTAATACTCGCATTTGCCTAACGGCCGTGTCCGCCGTAGCTTTATTATCTCTCGATACATTTTGCTCACGCAAAACACTCGAGACGAACGACGACAGAGCTAGAATATGCGTAGGCTGGGCTCATGCTCCCTAACTCCTGGGTATGACTTAAAACAGATTAAATTATTTTTAGTACATGGGAACCCCGGGTTAAACCTGAAGATGAAGAAAGAGGATATTTACAGAATAAAGTGCATTATTAGGAAAGCTGAGAGCGGGTGAGCCGCTAATTTTTATGAAATAAAAATTAGAAGAGGCGAATGCGAACATCTTGCCGTCGGGGGTTTTCTAAGGGGCGCTAGCCACTTAGATACCTGTTCCCCAAGTATTGGTAAGAATACTTGGGCGCTGTGCCGCGTAGGCACAGAGTTGAATGCTTAAAAAAATGAGTTGCTAGTGGCCAGCGATAGATGAAACAATTTCAAATCCTAACCCTACGAATACCAGCTCCAAATCAATACATCGCAAACCAACCAAAAAAACACCTGGGGGGCTGTTGCGGCCCAAAAAGCGCTATGCTATAACTATTAGTATGCAATACGAAGAATTCTAGAAAATCCTAGTAAAGCATAAAGCATCAAAGTACCAGCAGCAATGAAACAGTAAAATGTAAAACTCTTTTGGAGAATCTATTATGAAAAATAAATTAATGTTCATCGGTCTTACTACTATC
The sequence above is drawn from the Candidatus Babeliales bacterium genome and encodes:
- a CDS encoding FtsX-like permease family protein; translated protein: MIQKSFAFIAYRYLFTKSKDTTINFMVKICFIGILVASCSLTLVISVMNGFEKATYEKIQSIYPDLIIDGQGEQIDMDCLSLILAEPTYKIQHFAPQQVGQSLIYNPELSQTPIMIFLRGIDPEKESLVNKLDQKIINPKSYPLSSLTKNNHIIIGSKLAEQANLCVGDSARILYSSDEPAGLHITFQQITVIIGGIFKTGVEEFDNNVAFGNITFFDQLFPDQGIGQVHLKLQPHSKEDEIITMLKKRLNADVYCWKDLYPTLISALKLEKWAMFFILMLIVFVASMNIVSLIFMFVTQKKRDIAILTCLGMHKSSIRYIFITISLIIAVGATSLGLVLAYAVGKALQTFPCIKLPDNIYDTSYLPIKMELTVFSAIFITTIMISFLASVLATRNIDRLHIVDTLKNE
- the dnaA gene encoding chromosomal replication initiator protein DnaA, with protein sequence MNVLNDQIWQDFLKIIREEVGTRVVETWIKAVTISRYDNTTGGVYLSAPNLFVKNWVESNYKDLFQKHLKRLLGVEKITIHFLLGSVVSPEHVVDERDLSAGESSHRDLSQRDVSQESSKIIPATQAFPKKKKYELVKKISGYQAHQSRLNPAYTFDTFVVGENNQFAYASAKAVASKPGSLYNPLLLYGGPGLGKTHLLHSIGNEILEKHPHLVVLYQTTDRFVTEFINAVRFDGISKFQAKYKEVDVLLVDDIQFMVNKEQTQEVFFHIFNNLYESNRQIILSCDVLPRYLGGLVERLKSRLEWGLIADVQIPTMETKVAILKRKAHMQREIISDEVAQFIAQRNVNSVRELEGSLIRVLAYASLTSQAITNDLVKKVLGAEQESQDVPAKIDFKLVLHHIKKHFSYGLEDLRSKDRSKGVSHARQVAMYLMKRNTDKSLREIGEYLDRKDHTTIAHAVTRITDFRLRNEKFSNLLKIIEDELV